One Streptomyces sp. ML-6 genomic region harbors:
- a CDS encoding serine/threonine-protein kinase, with product MDTSKLIGGRFRVKDRPVSGAMGDVWPAEDTRLGRTVALKFLARKRLRHQGAPTEFTDWTVKKFERESVAMARVSHAHVAQIYDTGEHEGELYIVMEYIQGKSLAGHLREGPALPLERTVRWTQEICEGLDAAHSREVIHHDIKPDNIMITHEGKVKIVDFGLASFADATQSHTGVGTALYKAPERWCGSAGSVSSDLYSVGCVLYEMLTRRPPFGSPQDDSMTVGRMHQDTLPAPPSAHRPGVPDQIDHIVRILLAKDPGERPQSAEAVARAMSDIQHSLGSEDLSTALGRTDLSDATESNAGHSDRIRELDQRIFELELRFGPYGQAVIETRMEHAELTGQSGDTRGAAALYNRLGRDCQEYFGPYDTRVLNAFEGVARWIARSGAK from the coding sequence ATGGATACCTCCAAACTGATCGGCGGCCGCTTCAGAGTGAAGGACCGCCCGGTCAGTGGGGCCATGGGGGACGTCTGGCCGGCCGAGGACACGAGGCTCGGCCGTACCGTGGCCCTGAAGTTCCTCGCACGAAAACGCCTCCGCCATCAGGGAGCTCCCACCGAGTTCACCGATTGGACGGTGAAAAAGTTTGAGCGGGAGAGCGTGGCCATGGCCCGGGTCAGCCATGCCCACGTCGCGCAGATCTACGACACGGGCGAACATGAGGGTGAGCTCTACATCGTCATGGAGTACATCCAGGGCAAATCTCTCGCCGGCCATCTGAGGGAAGGCCCCGCCCTCCCTCTTGAGCGAACCGTGCGATGGACCCAGGAGATCTGCGAGGGCCTGGACGCCGCGCACTCACGCGAAGTGATCCACCACGACATCAAGCCCGACAACATCATGATCACGCATGAGGGCAAAGTGAAGATCGTGGACTTCGGACTCGCGTCCTTCGCCGATGCCACCCAGTCCCACACGGGGGTCGGCACCGCGCTGTACAAGGCACCTGAGAGGTGGTGCGGCAGCGCAGGCAGCGTGAGCAGTGACCTGTACTCCGTGGGCTGCGTCCTGTATGAGATGCTGACGCGGCGCCCGCCCTTCGGCAGTCCTCAGGACGACTCCATGACTGTGGGCAGAATGCACCAGGACACCTTGCCGGCTCCCCCCAGCGCTCACCGTCCAGGCGTGCCCGATCAAATCGACCACATCGTCCGAATTCTTCTGGCCAAGGATCCGGGAGAGCGTCCGCAAAGCGCCGAAGCGGTAGCCCGGGCGATGAGTGACATCCAACATTCCCTGGGCTCCGAGGATTTATCCACTGCATTGGGGCGGACAGACCTATCTGACGCCACGGAAAGTAATGCGGGTCACTCGGATCGCATTCGGGAACTGGATCAGCGTATCTTCGAATTGGAACTCCGATTCGGCCCGTATGGTCAGGCAGTGATCGAAACGCGCATGGAGCATGCCGAACTCACCGGTCAGTCGGGCGACACACGAGGAGCCGCGGCCCTGTACAACCGTCTCGGTCGTGACTGTCAGGAGTACTTCGGACCGTATGACACCCGAGTGCTCAATGCCTTCGAAGGTGTGGCTCGCTGGATCGCAAGATCGGGTGCAAAGTAG
- a CDS encoding glycosyltransferase, with the protein MQVDVVTAVHASYAAFLPAAWRSLLDQSHTQWRWLVQIDGPPDEVRAVLDNCAATEDPRVVVASHGTSEGPAVTRNIALGRTAAPLVQNVDADDELEPDALAVLATALSTHPDAGYAVGHARDLMADGMLVDHSLPVGPGVLPRGALLPTWKTTSTEYRLPVHPAGVMWKRPLLLGLGGWSALQGMEDTGLLMAASAVAEGILVDAPTLRYRRHAAQRSKQTSKFAGGGEQIALIRDRAALLSSLPPWSRS; encoded by the coding sequence ATGCAGGTAGACGTGGTGACGGCGGTGCACGCCTCCTATGCGGCCTTCCTTCCGGCCGCATGGCGCTCGCTGCTCGACCAGAGCCACACCCAGTGGCGCTGGCTCGTCCAGATCGACGGTCCACCGGACGAGGTACGGGCTGTCCTGGACAACTGCGCCGCCACGGAGGACCCGAGAGTGGTCGTCGCCTCCCACGGCACCTCCGAAGGGCCGGCCGTCACCCGCAACATCGCCCTGGGACGCACCGCAGCACCCCTCGTCCAGAACGTCGACGCGGACGACGAACTCGAACCCGATGCCCTGGCCGTCCTCGCCACCGCGCTGAGCACCCACCCGGACGCCGGCTACGCCGTGGGCCATGCCCGCGACCTGATGGCCGACGGCATGCTGGTCGATCACTCCTTGCCGGTCGGCCCCGGAGTGCTGCCCCGAGGCGCGCTCCTGCCCACCTGGAAGACGACTTCCACCGAATACCGCCTCCCCGTCCACCCGGCGGGAGTGATGTGGAAGCGCCCCCTGCTCCTCGGCCTCGGCGGATGGTCCGCCCTCCAGGGGATGGAGGACACCGGGCTCCTCATGGCCGCCTCGGCAGTCGCGGAAGGGATCCTGGTCGACGCCCCCACCCTCCGCTACCGTCGGCACGCCGCTCAGAGGTCGAAGCAGACCTCGAAATTCGCCGGGGGAGGGGAGCAGATTGCGCTCATCCGGGATCGAGCGGCGTTGTTGAGCTCTCTCCCGCCGTGGAGCCGGTCCTGA
- a CDS encoding NB-ARC domain-containing protein: MSMRSEPEHPAPEQPVPERPAPAGITNSFPGTSDGQLVQAGNVHGGITFNYQAVQEKPAGRRPDQVPRPPRGFVDREEPLAELDDLLGHDDPDGCPIGVFNGLPGIGKTAAACQWAHKNRPRFPGGQLFVDFAGLRAGPGADVSEALARCLRALGVHEPYLPAGLADRTALYRDLSAERRMLVVLDDVTRPAQVTALLPQGPGSAVLATSTWRLGELVLDGAALLQLDVLDDENALELLSVLCGPSRISDEPEAAARLVELCGGLPLALRICAARLVTHRRLTVGALVDELSDEQSRLGRIVVSSAHEERTVSATLELAYRDLPVPAARMYRALGFLPGLSFDTAVAAVAAGLRSADEAQEALDVLETASLLAVMDDRRYVLHGLVRLHARETARTLDPPGTERDTVRRIAGHYLALTTAADHAIRADRFRVPVPADETGTADVPADRTGTAAPAATAASEPFADAADPGPFIDAADPGGAAINWMEAERANILAVLRAASGFGLDRPVWRTAEAFTALFFHHRHLADWRESLELGAEAARRDGNPAAEARLRSLLSRPLLDLGQDDRAKSELDRAEQLAVESGQPVLQASVQEFLGRYWDLHDPARAVDAYRTSLALNTEAGEERGQALAHYFLGRAQSASGDHTTALAALDQAREAFLALRDRRMAARALADTGRVLARQGARVEAVAALSRAADDLNRSEASHYEAQALEDLADLLVDDPDAARRCLRRALAVYEEGGSPRAAEVLARLAPG; encoded by the coding sequence ATGAGCATGCGGAGCGAGCCGGAACACCCCGCGCCGGAGCAGCCTGTTCCGGAACGGCCTGCTCCGGCGGGGATCACCAACAGTTTTCCCGGTACGTCCGACGGACAGCTGGTCCAGGCGGGAAACGTGCACGGCGGCATCACCTTCAACTACCAAGCGGTGCAGGAGAAGCCCGCCGGTCGCCGCCCCGACCAGGTACCGAGACCACCGCGCGGCTTCGTCGACCGCGAGGAGCCCCTGGCGGAGCTGGACGACTTACTCGGCCACGACGATCCGGACGGCTGTCCGATCGGCGTCTTCAACGGGCTCCCCGGAATCGGCAAGACGGCCGCCGCCTGCCAGTGGGCCCACAAGAACCGGCCGCGCTTCCCCGGCGGGCAGCTCTTCGTGGACTTCGCCGGGCTGCGGGCCGGCCCCGGCGCGGACGTCTCGGAGGCGCTCGCCCGCTGCCTGCGCGCCCTGGGCGTGCACGAGCCGTACCTGCCGGCCGGCCTCGCCGACCGCACGGCCCTGTACCGTGACCTGTCCGCCGAGCGGCGGATGCTGGTGGTCCTGGACGACGTGACCCGTCCGGCCCAGGTCACCGCCCTCCTGCCGCAGGGGCCGGGCAGCGCCGTACTGGCGACCAGCACCTGGCGGCTCGGGGAGCTGGTCCTCGACGGAGCGGCCCTGCTGCAACTCGACGTCCTGGACGACGAGAACGCCCTGGAACTGCTGTCGGTGCTCTGCGGCCCCTCGCGGATCTCGGACGAACCGGAGGCCGCGGCCCGACTGGTCGAGCTGTGCGGCGGTCTGCCGCTGGCCCTGCGCATCTGCGCCGCACGACTGGTGACCCACCGCCGTCTGACGGTCGGCGCGCTGGTCGACGAACTGTCCGACGAGCAGAGCCGCCTCGGCCGCATCGTCGTGTCCTCAGCCCACGAGGAGCGCACCGTGTCCGCCACTCTCGAACTGGCCTACCGGGACCTCCCCGTCCCCGCCGCACGCATGTACCGGGCCCTGGGCTTCCTGCCCGGCCTCAGTTTCGACACCGCCGTGGCGGCGGTGGCCGCCGGACTGCGGTCGGCCGACGAGGCCCAGGAAGCACTGGACGTACTGGAAACCGCCAGCCTGCTGGCCGTCATGGACGACCGCAGATACGTGCTGCACGGCCTGGTCCGGCTCCACGCCCGGGAAACCGCCCGAACCCTCGACCCGCCCGGGACCGAACGGGACACGGTCCGCAGGATCGCCGGCCACTACCTCGCGCTGACCACGGCGGCGGACCACGCCATCCGGGCCGACCGGTTCCGGGTCCCCGTACCCGCCGACGAAACCGGCACGGCCGATGTACCCGCGGATCGGACCGGTACGGCCGCCCCGGCCGCCACGGCCGCTTCCGAACCGTTCGCCGACGCGGCCGATCCCGGACCGTTCATCGACGCGGCCGATCCCGGCGGCGCCGCGATCAACTGGATGGAGGCCGAACGGGCCAACATCCTCGCCGTGCTCAGGGCCGCCTCCGGGTTCGGCCTCGACCGGCCGGTGTGGCGGACGGCCGAGGCGTTCACCGCCCTCTTCTTCCACCACCGGCACCTCGCGGACTGGCGGGAGTCGCTCGAACTGGGCGCCGAAGCGGCACGGCGGGACGGGAACCCGGCGGCCGAGGCACGGCTGCGCAGCCTGCTGTCCCGGCCACTGCTCGACCTGGGGCAGGACGATCGGGCCAAGTCGGAGCTGGACAGGGCCGAGCAACTGGCCGTGGAGTCGGGGCAGCCGGTGCTCCAGGCATCGGTGCAGGAGTTTCTCGGCCGTTACTGGGACCTGCACGACCCGGCCCGAGCGGTGGACGCGTACCGCACCTCGCTCGCCCTCAACACCGAGGCGGGGGAGGAGCGGGGCCAGGCCCTGGCCCACTACTTCCTGGGCCGCGCGCAGAGCGCGTCCGGCGACCACACCACCGCCCTGGCCGCCCTCGACCAGGCCCGGGAGGCGTTCCTCGCCCTGCGGGACCGGCGGATGGCGGCCCGGGCGCTGGCCGACACCGGCCGGGTCCTGGCCCGGCAGGGCGCCCGCGTGGAGGCGGTGGCGGCTCTGTCCCGGGCCGCCGACGACCTGAACCGGAGCGAGGCCTCGCACTACGAGGCCCAGGCGCTGGAGGACCTGGCAGACCTGCTGGTGGACGACCCGGACGCCGCCCGGCGCTGCCTGCGCCGGGCCCTCGCGGTCTACGAGGAGGGCGGCAGCCCGAGGGCGGCCGAGGTCCTGGCCCGGCTTGCCCCCGGCTGA
- the cobN gene encoding cobaltochelatase subunit CobN, producing MILLLSTSDTDLLSARASDGPVPYRFANPSRLPLQDLPELLEGAELVVVRLLGGVRAWQDGLDQVLATGRPVVVLTGEQAPDAQLMAASTVPIGIAAEAHAYLAHGGPANLDQLARFLSDTVLLTGHGFAPPAPAPSWGPLERTPRRTDGPTVAVLYYRAHHMSGNTAFVDTLCRAVEDAGGRPLPLYVASLRTPEPELVEALRDADAIVTTVLAAGGTRPAEASAGGDDESWDAGALTGLDVPVLQALCLTGSRADWEGNDEGVSPLDAASQIAVPEFDGRLITVPFSFKEIDADGLPVYVADAERAARVAGIAVRHARLRHIPAAEKRIALVLSAYPTKHSRIGNAVGLDTPASAVALLRRLRAEGYDFGTEEVPGLASGDGDELIRALIEAGGHDQEWLTEEQLARNPVRIPAADYRRWYATLPAELREAVEEHWGPAPGEMFVDRSRNPEGDIVLAALRRGNLLILIQPPRGFGENPIAIYHDPDLPPSHHYLAAYRWIAAPADDNGFGADAMIHLGKHGNLEWLPGKNAGLSAACGPDAALGDLPLIYPFLVNDPGEGTQAKRRVHATLVDHLVPPMARADSYGDIARLEQLLDEHAQIAAMDPAKLPAIRAQIWTLIQAAKLDHDLGIEDRPEDEGFDDFIMHLDGWLCEIKDVQIRDGLHVLGGAPAGADRVNLVLAILRARQIWGGTAALPGLREALGLDESAATRVTADEAEERARALVQAMEDADWSPDAVAGVAAGHPQAVADILAFAAREVVPRLAATTDELDHALHALNGGFVPAGPSGSPLRGLVNVLPTGRNFYSVDPKAVPSRLAWETGQALADSLLERYRADNGDWPTSVGLSLWGTSAMRTAGDDVAEALALLGVRPVWDDASRRVTGLEAIPPAELGRPRIDVTLRISGFFRDAFPHTIGLLDDAVRLVAALDEPAEQNHVRAHAQADLAAHGDERRATTRIFGSRPGTYGAGLLQLIDSRDWRTDADLAEVYTVWGGYAYGRELDGRPAREEMETAYKRIAVAAKNTDTREHDIADSDDYFQYHGGMVATVRALRGTAPEAYIGDSTRPETVRTRTLVEETSRVFRARVVNPKWIEAMRRHGYKGAFELAATVDYLFGYDATTGVVADWMYDKLTETYVLDPTNREFLQQANPWALHGIAERLLEAESRGMWAEPDPEILAALREAYLETEGNLEGED from the coding sequence ATGATCCTGCTCCTGTCGACGTCCGACACCGACCTGCTCAGCGCCCGCGCCTCCGACGGCCCGGTCCCCTACCGCTTCGCCAACCCCTCCCGGCTCCCGCTCCAGGACCTGCCGGAACTCCTGGAGGGCGCCGAACTGGTCGTCGTCCGTCTCCTCGGCGGGGTACGCGCCTGGCAGGACGGCCTCGACCAAGTCCTCGCCACCGGACGCCCCGTGGTCGTCCTCACCGGCGAACAGGCCCCCGACGCCCAGCTGATGGCCGCCTCGACGGTGCCCATCGGCATCGCCGCCGAGGCCCACGCCTACCTGGCCCACGGCGGGCCGGCCAACCTGGACCAGCTCGCCCGCTTCCTCTCCGACACCGTCCTGCTCACCGGTCACGGCTTCGCGCCGCCCGCCCCGGCCCCCTCCTGGGGACCGCTGGAGCGCACGCCCCGGCGCACGGACGGCCCGACGGTCGCCGTCCTCTACTACCGCGCCCACCACATGAGCGGCAACACCGCGTTCGTCGACACCCTGTGCCGCGCCGTCGAGGACGCGGGCGGCCGGCCCCTGCCGCTGTACGTCGCCTCGCTGCGCACCCCCGAACCCGAACTCGTCGAAGCCCTGCGCGACGCCGACGCGATCGTGACCACCGTGCTCGCCGCGGGCGGCACCCGGCCCGCCGAGGCATCGGCCGGCGGCGACGACGAGTCCTGGGACGCGGGCGCCCTCACCGGCCTCGACGTGCCCGTGCTCCAGGCGCTCTGCCTCACCGGCTCGCGCGCCGACTGGGAGGGCAACGACGAGGGCGTCTCCCCGCTGGACGCCGCGAGCCAGATCGCCGTCCCCGAGTTCGACGGCCGCCTGATCACGGTGCCGTTCTCGTTCAAGGAGATCGACGCGGACGGCCTGCCCGTGTACGTCGCCGATGCCGAACGCGCCGCCCGCGTCGCCGGGATCGCCGTACGGCACGCCCGGCTGCGCCACATCCCGGCCGCCGAGAAGCGGATCGCGCTCGTCCTGTCCGCGTACCCGACCAAGCACTCCCGGATCGGCAACGCCGTCGGCCTCGACACCCCCGCCAGCGCCGTCGCCCTGCTGCGCCGCCTCCGGGCGGAGGGCTACGACTTCGGCACGGAGGAGGTCCCCGGGCTCGCGTCGGGCGACGGCGACGAGCTGATCCGCGCGCTGATCGAGGCGGGCGGCCACGACCAGGAATGGCTCACCGAGGAGCAGCTGGCCCGCAACCCGGTCCGCATCCCGGCCGCCGACTACCGGCGCTGGTACGCGACCCTGCCGGCCGAGCTCCGCGAGGCCGTCGAGGAGCACTGGGGGCCCGCCCCCGGCGAAATGTTCGTCGACCGGTCCCGCAACCCGGAGGGCGACATCGTCCTCGCCGCCCTGCGCCGCGGCAACCTGCTGATCCTCATCCAGCCGCCGCGCGGCTTCGGCGAGAACCCGATCGCGATCTACCACGACCCGGACCTGCCGCCCTCGCACCACTACCTGGCCGCCTACCGCTGGATCGCCGCCCCGGCCGACGACAACGGCTTCGGCGCCGACGCGATGATCCACCTCGGCAAGCACGGCAACCTGGAATGGCTGCCCGGCAAGAACGCCGGGCTCTCCGCCGCCTGCGGCCCCGACGCCGCGCTCGGCGACCTCCCGCTGATCTACCCGTTCCTGGTCAACGACCCGGGCGAGGGAACCCAGGCCAAGCGTCGCGTGCACGCCACCCTCGTCGACCACCTCGTACCGCCGATGGCGCGCGCCGACAGCTACGGGGACATCGCCCGCCTCGAACAACTCCTGGACGAGCACGCCCAGATCGCCGCGATGGACCCGGCGAAGCTCCCGGCGATCCGGGCCCAGATCTGGACCCTGATCCAGGCCGCCAAGCTCGACCACGACCTGGGCATCGAGGACCGTCCCGAGGACGAGGGCTTCGACGACTTCATCATGCATCTCGACGGCTGGCTCTGCGAGATCAAGGACGTCCAGATCCGCGACGGCCTGCACGTCCTGGGCGGCGCCCCCGCCGGTGCCGACCGGGTCAACCTGGTGCTCGCGATCCTGAGGGCTCGTCAGATCTGGGGCGGCACCGCCGCGTTGCCGGGACTGCGCGAGGCGCTCGGGCTCGACGAGTCCGCCGCGACCCGGGTCACCGCCGACGAGGCCGAGGAACGGGCCCGCGCCCTGGTCCAGGCGATGGAGGACGCCGACTGGTCCCCGGACGCCGTCGCCGGGGTGGCGGCCGGACATCCGCAGGCCGTCGCCGACATCCTCGCCTTCGCCGCCCGCGAGGTGGTGCCGAGGCTGGCCGCCACGACCGACGAACTCGACCACGCGCTCCACGCGCTGAACGGCGGATTCGTTCCCGCCGGACCCTCCGGCTCCCCGCTGCGCGGCCTGGTCAACGTGCTGCCGACCGGGCGCAACTTCTACTCCGTCGACCCCAAGGCGGTGCCCTCCCGGCTCGCCTGGGAGACCGGCCAGGCCCTCGCGGACTCGCTCCTGGAGCGCTACCGCGCCGACAACGGCGACTGGCCCACCTCGGTCGGCCTGTCGCTGTGGGGCACCAGCGCGATGCGCACCGCGGGCGACGACGTCGCCGAGGCCCTCGCACTGCTCGGCGTCCGCCCGGTGTGGGACGACGCCTCGCGGCGCGTCACCGGCCTGGAGGCGATCCCGCCCGCCGAACTCGGCCGCCCGCGCATCGACGTCACCCTCCGCATCAGCGGTTTCTTCCGTGACGCCTTCCCGCACACCATCGGCCTGCTCGACGACGCGGTCCGCCTCGTCGCCGCCCTGGACGAACCGGCCGAGCAGAACCACGTACGCGCCCACGCCCAGGCGGACCTGGCCGCCCACGGCGACGAACGCCGCGCCACCACCCGCATCTTCGGCTCCCGCCCCGGCACGTACGGCGCCGGACTGCTCCAGCTCATCGACTCCCGTGACTGGCGCACCGACGCGGACCTCGCCGAGGTCTACACGGTGTGGGGCGGCTACGCCTACGGCCGCGAACTGGACGGCCGCCCGGCCCGCGAGGAGATGGAGACGGCGTACAAGCGGATCGCGGTCGCCGCCAAGAACACCGACACCCGCGAGCACGACATCGCCGACTCGGACGACTACTTCCAGTACCACGGCGGCATGGTCGCCACCGTCCGGGCACTGCGCGGCACCGCCCCGGAGGCGTACATCGGCGACTCCACCCGCCCCGAGACGGTCCGCACCCGCACCCTGGTCGAGGAGACGTCCCGGGTCTTCCGCGCCCGGGTGGTGAACCCCAAGTGGATCGAGGCGATGCGGCGGCACGGCTACAAGGGCGCCTTCGAACTCGCCGCCACCGTCGACTACCTCTTCGGCTACGACGCGACGACGGGCGTGGTCGCCGACTGGATGTACGACAAGCTCACCGAGACGTACGTCCTGGACCCGACCAACCGCGAGTTCCTCCAGCAGGCCAACCCCTGGGCCCTGCACGGCATCGCGGAACGTCTCCTGGAGGCGGAGTCCCGCGGCATGTGGGCCGAGCCCGACCCGGAGATCCTCGCCGCCCTGCGCGAGGCGTACCTGGAGACGGAGGGCAACCTGGAGGGCGAGGACTGA